From Synoicihabitans lomoniglobus, the proteins below share one genomic window:
- a CDS encoding amidohydrolase family protein has translation MSDSPGFSRRNFMKRLGTGSLALTLAPVMGRSAAAAGPHGGGVSSSGAGGTPFELPRFFDCNRYLGPGFSTVPDFPTPASLVEEMDRLHIDRSLVWHTDARTAHPLNGNERLIKALADAEGGDRLVPAFVVAPSVSVAGPEHDAFVELVHRHDVRAFRYFPRSGEGGLEDLNPLIERLASRRPVLLLDCFESMGRGANLGRIIGFAERHPNLTLIFTNAMWVHHDRLYELMAARPNIRMETSLVHTYRTVEHVVEKFGAERMLFGTGYRSNYGAAIANLVHSPMTAAQREQVAHGNVEQLLQVRRPLRGGQTLQGDTLWHRLLRREVLGPLIIDAHAHMGYGGEWEDHHRPEFADHMSSALRYLDEMGVQRMIIAEHQTYRDGELGGLTRLEAGLADHRDRFNAYLSAQVFLQWDQPPTTAQLDEIFRRGFYVGFKTHTDHWQVPLTDERFIPMWEYANRHRLPILSHTWTTPNASPKLLREIAPRYPDAFFLLAHSGNRDRDVVEELMQDNLNVYLEWAGSFVNPDDWRPVMDRQGNQRILWGADGVGWEHRWGHSPAWEMGRFLSIGLSDERLIPMLGANMQRILAKNRFIDKS, from the coding sequence ATGTCCGACTCTCCTGGATTCTCCCGTCGCAATTTTATGAAACGTTTGGGCACCGGTTCCCTAGCGCTGACGCTTGCTCCGGTGATGGGACGTAGTGCCGCGGCGGCGGGTCCGCATGGCGGTGGTGTTTCATCGAGCGGGGCGGGCGGAACCCCCTTCGAATTGCCCCGATTCTTTGACTGCAATCGTTACCTCGGCCCGGGTTTTTCGACGGTGCCGGATTTCCCCACGCCGGCGTCGCTGGTGGAGGAGATGGATCGCCTGCACATCGACCGATCGTTGGTCTGGCACACGGACGCGCGCACGGCGCACCCGTTGAACGGCAATGAGCGTTTGATCAAAGCATTGGCGGACGCCGAGGGGGGCGACCGGCTGGTCCCGGCCTTTGTGGTCGCACCGAGTGTAAGCGTGGCCGGCCCCGAGCATGATGCTTTCGTCGAACTGGTGCACCGACACGACGTGCGCGCCTTTCGTTATTTTCCGCGCAGCGGGGAAGGGGGGCTGGAGGATCTTAACCCGCTGATTGAGCGGCTGGCCTCACGCCGTCCGGTGCTGTTGCTCGACTGTTTCGAATCGATGGGACGCGGGGCGAACCTGGGGCGGATCATTGGTTTCGCGGAACGGCATCCGAACCTCACGCTGATCTTCACCAATGCGATGTGGGTGCATCACGACCGGCTCTACGAACTGATGGCGGCGCGCCCCAATATCCGCATGGAAACATCACTCGTGCACACCTATCGCACCGTGGAGCACGTGGTGGAAAAGTTCGGAGCGGAGCGTATGCTTTTTGGCACCGGCTATCGCTCCAACTACGGTGCGGCCATCGCCAATCTCGTGCATTCGCCGATGACCGCCGCGCAGCGCGAGCAAGTGGCGCACGGCAACGTCGAACAACTGTTGCAGGTGCGTCGGCCGTTACGGGGTGGACAAACGCTGCAGGGCGACACGCTCTGGCACCGTCTGTTGCGCCGGGAAGTCCTCGGCCCGTTGATCATCGATGCGCATGCGCACATGGGTTATGGCGGGGAGTGGGAAGACCACCATCGGCCCGAATTCGCCGACCACATGAGCAGTGCGTTGCGGTATTTGGACGAGATGGGCGTGCAGCGCATGATCATTGCGGAGCACCAAACCTACCGGGACGGGGAACTGGGTGGTTTGACCCGGTTGGAGGCGGGCTTGGCGGATCACCGGGATCGCTTCAACGCCTACCTCAGCGCCCAAGTTTTCCTGCAATGGGACCAGCCACCGACGACCGCCCAACTGGACGAGATATTTCGCCGTGGGTTTTACGTGGGCTTCAAAACCCACACCGATCACTGGCAGGTGCCGCTCACTGATGAGCGTTTCATTCCCATGTGGGAGTATGCCAACCGCCACCGGCTGCCGATCCTGTCGCACACCTGGACGACGCCCAATGCGTCGCCCAAGTTGCTGCGCGAGATCGCGCCGCGTTATCCCGACGCGTTTTTCCTGCTCGCGCATTCCGGCAATCGTGATCGGGACGTGGTCGAGGAACTGATGCAGGACAACCTCAACGTTTACCTGGAGTGGGCCGGTAGCTTTGTGAACCCGGACGACTGGCGTCCGGTGATGGATCGACAGGGCAATCAACGTATTCTCTGGGGGGCGGACGGCGTGGGATGGGAGCACCGCTGGGGCCACAGTCCGGCGTGGGAGATGGGGCGCTTCCTGTCCATCGGCCTGAGTGATGAACGCCTGATTCCCATGCTCGGAGCCAACATGCAGCGCATCCTCGCGAAGAACCGGTTCATCGATAAGTCATGA
- a CDS encoding sulfatase — protein sequence MTPRGLITLLSVAGGLLSVGSLAAAPRPNVVFIVMDDMRPELGCYGRDHVKSPNIDRLGAQGMVFKRAYCQQAVCNPSRASVMTGLRPDSTGVYDLVTHFREKVPDVVTLPQHFKQHGYHTQAFGKIYHPAFPGKAIGSDLGDPPSWSEPIWMGGPRYYYSPLGEKLTRGVYAEKTGKTGAALADWKTDFLRSLATEAPNVPDNTLYDGQVADRSVAALRALAADENAPPFFLVVGFLKPHLPFIAPKRYWDLYDPTTLEITKLRNPPVGVPVPATNVVLDELRDSYPWDVRVDAETGQPVSGDAVYEMPSAGGELLPEQERRLLHGYYACVSFVDAQIGKIMAELEASGLADNTIVVVWGDHGYHLGELSMWSKFTNFEIGTRSPLVVYDPRVKSSEHATDALVEFIDIYPGLCELAGLPLPAHLEGESFAPLLRDPNRPGKAAAYSQYPRRDLMGYSAKTDRFRYTEWREEAGHGAVVGVELYDHSIDPDETVNHASYHDYAESRRMMAGVLARQWPTPTDAQN from the coding sequence ATGACTCCGCGCGGATTGATCACCCTGTTGTCGGTTGCCGGCGGCCTGCTGTCGGTCGGCTCGCTCGCCGCCGCCCCGCGGCCCAATGTGGTCTTCATCGTCATGGACGACATGCGACCGGAGCTGGGTTGCTACGGTCGTGATCACGTGAAAAGTCCGAACATCGATCGCCTGGGCGCGCAGGGCATGGTGTTCAAGCGCGCTTATTGTCAGCAAGCGGTATGCAATCCTTCGCGAGCCAGCGTAATGACCGGACTGCGTCCGGACTCCACGGGGGTTTATGATCTGGTCACGCATTTCCGGGAGAAGGTGCCCGACGTGGTGACACTGCCGCAGCATTTCAAGCAGCACGGTTACCATACCCAGGCGTTCGGGAAAATCTATCACCCGGCGTTTCCGGGCAAAGCCATCGGTAGCGACCTGGGTGATCCGCCTTCGTGGAGTGAGCCGATTTGGATGGGCGGCCCGCGTTATTATTATTCGCCGCTGGGGGAGAAACTGACGCGTGGCGTCTACGCCGAAAAGACCGGAAAGACCGGCGCGGCGTTGGCGGATTGGAAGACGGATTTTCTGCGTTCGCTGGCCACCGAGGCCCCGAACGTGCCGGACAACACGCTCTACGACGGACAGGTGGCGGATCGCAGTGTCGCGGCCCTGCGCGCGTTGGCGGCGGACGAGAATGCGCCGCCGTTTTTTCTGGTGGTGGGGTTTTTGAAACCGCACCTGCCGTTCATCGCGCCGAAGCGCTATTGGGATCTCTATGATCCGACCACGCTCGAAATTACGAAGCTGCGCAACCCGCCCGTGGGCGTGCCGGTTCCGGCGACCAATGTGGTGTTGGACGAGCTACGTGATTCGTATCCGTGGGACGTGCGGGTCGACGCGGAGACCGGTCAGCCGGTGTCGGGCGACGCCGTTTATGAGATGCCGTCGGCCGGCGGTGAGTTGTTGCCGGAGCAAGAGCGCCGGTTGCTGCACGGGTATTACGCGTGCGTGAGTTTTGTTGATGCGCAGATCGGTAAGATCATGGCGGAACTCGAAGCGTCCGGATTGGCCGACAATACCATCGTGGTGGTGTGGGGGGATCACGGATACCACCTTGGGGAGCTTTCCATGTGGAGTAAGTTTACGAATTTCGAAATCGGCACGCGTTCGCCGCTGGTGGTCTATGATCCACGAGTAAAGTCGTCCGAGCATGCGACGGATGCGTTGGTCGAGTTCATCGATATTTATCCGGGCTTGTGCGAACTGGCCGGACTGCCGTTGCCGGCACATTTGGAAGGCGAGAGTTTTGCGCCGTTGCTGCGTGATCCGAATCGTCCCGGCAAAGCAGCGGCCTACAGCCAATATCCGCGACGTGATCTGATGGGCTATTCCGCCAAGACCGACCGTTTTCGTTACACTGAGTGGCGGGAAGAGGCGGGACACGGCGCGGTGGTGGGGGTAGAACTCTACGATCATTCGATCGATCCCGATGAAACCGTAAATCACGCCAGCTATCATGACTATGCGGAGTCTCGCCGTATGATGGCGGGCGTGCTGGCCCGGCAATGGCCGACTCCGACTGATGCTCAAAACTAA
- a CDS encoding mandelate racemase/muconate lactonizing enzyme family protein, with protein MKITEIRWAGLRGETPEGGWSTELQPDDCVHTLVAVHTDEGLTGVGSVFTSEALVGAAMSVLEPLLRGENALEPERVSEKLHQHTFWLGRGGAITHAISGIDIALWDILGQATGQPVGRLLGGRYRERVQPYASLLMDEPEKLRDTLQAIKAQGFRAFKIGWGPFGRRNAATDRAIVCAARDAIGPECRLMVDAGGSDAYWTNGYKWALRTSHMLAEYDVHWFEEALNPDHLAEFVRLREHSPVSISGGEVLTRRQTFLPWIEQGAFDIIQPDVTKVGGISEERRIAWWAEEHGIQFIPHGWNTALGLAADLHLASAVPGTDMVEYITGSPFIDDIVAEAWKLDADGWLDIPTAPGLGVKLNLDAVDRLTGGKALL; from the coding sequence ATGAAAATTACGGAAATACGTTGGGCCGGCTTGCGCGGCGAGACCCCGGAAGGCGGCTGGAGCACGGAACTTCAGCCGGATGACTGCGTGCACACGCTGGTGGCCGTGCATACCGATGAAGGGCTCACGGGCGTAGGCAGTGTGTTTACCAGCGAAGCGCTGGTGGGGGCGGCGATGAGCGTGTTGGAACCGCTGTTGCGCGGCGAAAACGCGTTGGAGCCCGAGCGGGTGAGCGAGAAGTTGCACCAACACACCTTTTGGTTGGGCCGGGGGGGCGCGATTACGCACGCCATCAGCGGCATCGACATCGCGCTTTGGGATATCTTGGGACAGGCCACGGGCCAGCCGGTGGGTCGTCTGCTCGGCGGCCGTTACCGCGAGCGGGTGCAGCCCTACGCGTCGCTCCTGATGGATGAGCCGGAAAAACTGCGCGACACGTTGCAGGCGATCAAGGCGCAGGGCTTTCGGGCTTTCAAAATCGGGTGGGGACCCTTCGGGCGTCGCAACGCCGCGACCGACCGGGCCATCGTGTGCGCGGCCCGTGATGCGATCGGACCGGAGTGCCGCCTGATGGTCGATGCCGGCGGCAGCGACGCGTATTGGACCAATGGTTACAAGTGGGCGCTGCGCACTTCGCACATGTTGGCCGAGTATGACGTGCATTGGTTCGAGGAAGCGCTCAATCCCGATCACCTGGCAGAGTTTGTGCGGTTGCGGGAGCATTCCCCGGTATCCATTTCCGGAGGAGAAGTGCTCACCCGGCGGCAAACGTTCCTGCCCTGGATCGAGCAAGGGGCCTTTGATATCATCCAGCCGGATGTCACGAAGGTGGGCGGCATCAGTGAAGAACGTCGCATCGCCTGGTGGGCGGAGGAGCACGGTATTCAATTCATTCCGCACGGTTGGAACACGGCGCTGGGCTTGGCCGCTGATCTGCATCTGGCTTCGGCGGTGCCGGGCACGGACATGGTGGAATACATCACGGGTTCGCCGTTCATTGATGACATCGTGGCGGAGGCTTGGAAACTCGATGCGGACGGTTGGCTCGACATTCCGACGGCTCCGGGTTTGGGCGTGAAACTCAATCTCGACGCGGTGGATCGCCTGACCGGAGGTAAAGCACTGTTATGA
- a CDS encoding M81 family metallopeptidase, producing the protein MSVSTNPSRRRFRVLVAECKQEVSTFNPNPSGYGDFNVRVGATLFDHHRGVESEVGGVMAVLEDDPEIELIPVWGASCKTCGGVLAADAWGRLSREFSTALAAAPAADAVIMCLHGAMAAQGEEDPEGWLLAELRRQRGDALPVVTSLDLHGIATDRMFALSDAVVAFHTYPHVDLRSTGQRAAFLMGRILQDGVCPVTARVPVPVLVRGDELITETGAIRRPIERAKAFEVSGGGLSAGLFVGNPFTDVPELQSYAFAVTDGDEAAARNTATELARLLWADHEKMQVPLVSVSDAMAALARQAEGTVALVDAADATSSGASGDSNTLLRAVLASGYTGRVLVPLVDPSAVGAAMAAGIGATLNLHLGGALDPARFEPLPVEVTVRMLSNGRFPSESWGEEWNSGPTAVLQAGQITIVVTSQAVHLFDRSLFLGHGLDPRQFDAVVVKSPHCQHHMYAAWCREMIHVDAPGATSANLPSLGHTRCPRPIFPLDADVPFTPEATIYVRNRSVKSDS; encoded by the coding sequence ATGAGCGTATCCACTAATCCATCACGTCGACGGTTCCGCGTCCTGGTCGCGGAGTGCAAGCAGGAGGTGTCGACTTTTAATCCGAACCCTAGCGGTTACGGTGACTTCAACGTGCGCGTGGGGGCCACGTTGTTCGATCACCATCGCGGCGTGGAATCGGAGGTGGGCGGCGTGATGGCGGTGCTGGAAGACGACCCCGAGATCGAATTGATCCCGGTATGGGGGGCGAGCTGCAAAACGTGTGGCGGGGTTTTGGCGGCGGATGCGTGGGGACGGTTGTCGCGCGAGTTCTCCACGGCATTGGCGGCGGCCCCCGCGGCGGATGCGGTGATCATGTGTTTGCACGGGGCGATGGCGGCCCAAGGGGAAGAGGATCCGGAAGGTTGGTTGCTCGCTGAGTTGCGGCGGCAAAGGGGGGATGCACTGCCGGTGGTCACTTCGCTTGATCTGCATGGCATCGCCACCGACCGAATGTTTGCGCTGAGCGATGCGGTGGTGGCGTTTCATACTTATCCCCACGTCGATCTGCGTTCGACTGGTCAGCGGGCGGCTTTTCTGATGGGGCGAATCTTGCAGGACGGCGTCTGCCCGGTCACCGCCCGGGTGCCGGTGCCGGTGCTCGTGCGGGGAGATGAATTGATCACCGAAACGGGGGCGATTCGACGGCCGATCGAGCGGGCCAAGGCGTTTGAGGTATCGGGTGGCGGATTGTCGGCGGGACTGTTTGTCGGCAATCCGTTTACGGACGTGCCGGAGTTGCAAAGTTATGCGTTCGCGGTGACCGATGGCGACGAAGCGGCGGCGCGAAACACTGCGACGGAACTCGCACGATTGCTGTGGGCCGATCATGAAAAAATGCAGGTGCCGTTGGTCAGCGTCAGCGACGCCATGGCGGCACTGGCACGTCAGGCCGAAGGCACGGTGGCGTTGGTTGACGCGGCGGATGCCACGAGCTCGGGTGCATCCGGCGACAGCAATACGCTTCTGCGGGCGGTTTTGGCTTCGGGTTATACCGGTCGAGTGCTGGTGCCACTGGTCGACCCGTCGGCGGTGGGGGCGGCGATGGCGGCGGGCATCGGGGCGACGCTGAATTTGCATTTGGGCGGAGCGTTGGATCCGGCTCGATTTGAACCATTGCCGGTGGAAGTCACTGTGCGAATGTTGTCGAATGGTCGCTTCCCCAGCGAATCGTGGGGGGAGGAATGGAACTCCGGCCCGACGGCCGTTTTGCAAGCGGGCCAAATCACCATCGTGGTCACGAGCCAGGCCGTGCACCTGTTCGATCGTTCGCTCTTTTTGGGTCACGGACTGGATCCCCGACAGTTCGATGCGGTGGTGGTTAAATCACCGCACTGCCAGCACCACATGTATGCGGCGTGGTGTAGGGAAATGATTCATGTGGACGCGCCGGGAGCGACCTCGGCCAACTTGCCGAGCCTCGGACACACGCGTTGTCCGCGACCCATTTTCCCGCTCGATGCGGACGTTCCCTTTACGCCGGAAGCGACGATCTACGTGCGAAATCGATCGGTGAAATCAGACTCATGA
- a CDS encoding MFS transporter produces the protein MTNSPTSPSPTPTLDNRSAFVLVLLMWGAYFQNYTDRQAVFAIFPILREELGMSDTQLGLTGSIFLWVYGLFCPIAGQIADRCSKRAMVVWSLALWSLVSIGTGFAQSAFVLLALRAAMGISEALYMPAAIALTANAYAPEKRSRAISFLTTAQICGTVGGAWFGGWMAQRGMWREAFFVLGGTGLLYAYPYYHYLRGINEEAQVETKKSGSRFAVGDLVKVPTYLLLCVAFPIFVFGLWLLYGWLPSFIHDKFGLDLGDAAFVATAYMQVATLVGMMCGGTLADKLYRVTKASRLWMFAVSLLLCAPCLWALGYTESLMATRIAAVGFGLCSGLCIGNIFPAAFEVVPSNTRASAVGILNFCGAVVSGFAPLLGGAWRQTLGIEFLLGGTAVAYVVGAGLLMLGIKFLFMRDYERIH, from the coding sequence GTGACGAACTCCCCAACCTCTCCCTCGCCGACCCCCACGCTGGATAACCGCAGTGCCTTTGTATTGGTGCTGCTGATGTGGGGGGCGTATTTTCAAAACTACACTGACCGCCAGGCCGTGTTCGCCATCTTCCCGATCTTACGGGAGGAGCTGGGCATGTCCGATACGCAGCTCGGGCTGACTGGTTCGATCTTTCTGTGGGTTTACGGCTTGTTTTGCCCTATTGCGGGACAGATTGCCGACCGCTGCTCGAAGCGCGCCATGGTGGTGTGGAGTCTGGCGCTTTGGAGCCTCGTGTCGATCGGCACCGGGTTTGCCCAATCGGCCTTTGTCTTGTTGGCGCTGCGGGCGGCGATGGGGATTTCGGAGGCGCTTTACATGCCGGCGGCGATTGCGCTGACCGCCAACGCTTATGCGCCGGAAAAACGCTCCCGGGCGATTTCGTTTCTCACCACGGCGCAAATCTGCGGCACGGTGGGCGGGGCGTGGTTTGGGGGTTGGATGGCGCAACGCGGCATGTGGCGGGAGGCGTTTTTTGTGCTCGGGGGCACGGGGCTGCTCTATGCCTATCCTTATTATCACTACCTGCGGGGCATCAACGAGGAGGCGCAGGTGGAGACCAAGAAGTCGGGCAGTCGTTTCGCCGTCGGTGATCTGGTTAAAGTGCCGACCTACCTGCTGCTTTGCGTGGCCTTTCCGATCTTTGTATTCGGACTTTGGTTACTGTATGGCTGGTTGCCGAGTTTCATTCACGACAAGTTCGGTCTGGACCTGGGTGATGCGGCCTTTGTCGCGACCGCCTACATGCAGGTCGCCACGCTGGTGGGCATGATGTGCGGTGGCACGCTGGCGGATAAACTCTACCGCGTCACCAAGGCGTCGCGGTTGTGGATGTTTGCGGTCAGTCTGTTGCTGTGCGCGCCGTGTTTGTGGGCCCTTGGTTACACGGAGTCGTTGATGGCGACGCGGATCGCGGCGGTGGGTTTCGGGCTCTGCAGTGGCCTGTGTATTGGCAATATTTTCCCGGCGGCGTTTGAAGTGGTGCCGTCGAACACCCGGGCCTCGGCGGTCGGCATTTTGAATTTCTGCGGAGCGGTGGTCTCGGGATTTGCCCCCTTGTTGGGCGGGGCCTGGCGGCAGACGCTGGGCATCGAGTTCCTGCTGGGCGGCACGGCGGTGGCGTATGTCGTCGGCGCGGGTCTGCTCATGCTCGGCATCAAATTTCTCTTCATGCGAGATTATGAGCGTATCCACTAA
- a CDS encoding LamG domain-containing protein — MRTPWMQLSLVSALLASLAVGAPTVALESLSRSLRLHASFDEGLTADYARGDPGLRLFRTGAERKTGGIAATVGDQLSIAPQAGRHGGALHRGVEHQGRLFYRSGDNLRLDKPELSGTVSVWLRTDPDEDMPRAFCDPVMLIGDNHRDGFLFVEWSKDHAPRRFRYAILPEYARWNADDREWESIPDGERPMVQLSERPFGRDRWVHVVFTYDRLNAGEAARGSLYIDGVAVGSIAGWDLTLAWDPASVIIALAWNYVGFLDDLAIFDRALTATEIATLHALPEGVADLRDSATP; from the coding sequence ATGCGAACGCCGTGGATGCAGTTGAGCTTGGTGAGCGCGCTATTGGCGTCGCTGGCCGTCGGTGCACCGACGGTGGCGCTGGAATCGTTGTCGAGGTCGCTGCGCTTACACGCGTCTTTTGATGAGGGGTTGACGGCGGATTATGCGCGCGGCGATCCCGGGTTGCGCTTGTTCCGGACCGGCGCGGAACGGAAAACCGGCGGGATCGCTGCAACCGTGGGCGATCAGTTGAGCATCGCGCCGCAGGCGGGTCGCCATGGCGGCGCGTTGCATCGGGGTGTGGAGCACCAGGGGCGCCTCTTTTATCGATCGGGGGACAATCTTCGGCTTGATAAACCCGAGCTGAGCGGGACGGTGTCGGTTTGGCTTCGCACCGATCCGGATGAGGATATGCCTCGAGCGTTTTGTGATCCGGTCATGTTGATAGGCGACAATCACCGCGACGGATTTTTATTCGTGGAATGGTCCAAGGATCACGCGCCGCGACGGTTTCGCTATGCGATCCTGCCGGAGTATGCGCGGTGGAATGCGGACGACCGCGAGTGGGAGTCGATTCCGGATGGCGAGCGTCCGATGGTGCAATTGAGCGAGCGGCCATTTGGGCGCGATCGTTGGGTGCACGTGGTCTTTACTTACGACCGCCTGAATGCGGGCGAGGCCGCGCGCGGATCACTGTATATCGACGGTGTAGCGGTGGGCTCCATCGCAGGTTGGGATCTCACACTCGCATGGGACCCAGCCTCGGTGATCATCGCGCTGGCGTGGAACTACGTCGGTTTTCTGGACGATCTGGCGATTTTTGATCGCGCTCTGACCGCCACCGAAATCGCGACGCTACATGCCCTGCCGGAAGGGGTGGCGGACCTGCGCGATTCGGCCACCCCGTAG
- a CDS encoding DUF7133 domain-containing protein, protein MKSTSVFIYSLRISLLAALWVGHPSIVSAQTSGAADTSSPAAVSGDAPKVDEKQAEEWWKKTGHPKGKWWLTYEGYEGDAADKIWENVDIPPSPLLSPEEALESMQLDDRFRIELVAAEPLVVRPVFMRFDERGRLWVVEMPGYMRDIDGTGQDDPSGRIVVLEDDDGDGRMDRSTTFLDGLVMPRSLALVPEGALVVEPPRIWLARDLDGDLIADERTLLAEDYGVEGNPEHSANGLVRGLDNWLYSAKSAVRYQYRDGALTAEPTAFRGQWGISQDDTGRLFYNYNASPLHADLAPGQYFLDATGPNLSQRRHVRGPALLNVDLVADKALHPPRVTPLVTLGASDLRPDGTLKQFTAASSPFIYRGDLFPSAVNGDVFICDPVGNLVSHLSMHSDGLNLRAERTQPDREFLASTDERFRPVFLESGPDGALYVADMYTGIVEHKRYVTEYLRKQVLGRDLGQFTATGRIYRIVPKQSSTVLQESELPESAAGWVAQLDDRSGWMRDTAQRVLVQGDHREVASDLIRLATNANATPLGRLHALWTLEGLDALKPKVVRRALQDTDARLREAAVRLTERLPAAARSEIASTLMSLANDSSLQVRLQLLLTLGASGSPEAWPVMRELVAADDAAPEFGVAAAAGLRGQELAFLAAAKSSLTGRALRPAEVHLWEQLGYDVMVRSDAAEVAALLNQLQMWPVGSPVGTALWAGASAHQRNGAPLSLAGPPTIYAESQAWPEGELATAAVKVFEQLTWPGDARFADAEVRPLTEAEQVLFERGKQTYATICAACHQVDGMGMAGVAPPLAGSPWVVENPRLPVEIVLRGLSGPVEVQGRTWDMVMPALGSVPGMFDDEGIAAITTYLRRAWGNQASPITVEDAARMRKLGEGRIKPWSAAELQALPEFETAKGTR, encoded by the coding sequence TTGAAATCAACTTCCGTGTTCATTTATTCCCTACGCATCTCTCTGTTGGCCGCTTTGTGGGTCGGTCACCCTTCCATCGTTTCAGCCCAAACCTCGGGAGCCGCCGACACATCATCCCCGGCCGCTGTCTCGGGGGATGCTCCGAAGGTGGACGAGAAGCAGGCGGAAGAGTGGTGGAAAAAAACGGGTCACCCCAAAGGCAAGTGGTGGCTTACCTACGAGGGCTACGAAGGGGACGCGGCGGACAAGATTTGGGAGAATGTGGACATCCCGCCTTCGCCGTTACTTTCACCGGAAGAGGCTTTGGAATCGATGCAATTGGACGATCGCTTCCGCATCGAACTGGTGGCCGCCGAACCGCTGGTGGTGCGGCCGGTTTTCATGCGATTCGACGAGCGAGGTCGGTTGTGGGTGGTGGAGATGCCCGGCTACATGCGTGACATTGACGGCACTGGCCAGGATGACCCGAGCGGACGAATCGTGGTGTTGGAGGATGATGACGGGGATGGCCGGATGGATCGTTCCACCACCTTCCTGGACGGACTGGTCATGCCGCGCTCGCTTGCCTTGGTGCCGGAGGGCGCCTTGGTGGTGGAGCCACCGCGCATCTGGTTGGCGCGGGATCTCGATGGCGACCTGATCGCCGACGAAAGAACTTTGCTGGCGGAGGACTACGGGGTGGAAGGGAATCCCGAGCATTCGGCCAACGGTTTGGTGCGCGGGTTGGACAATTGGTTGTATTCCGCGAAGAGCGCGGTGCGTTACCAATATCGGGATGGGGCTTTGACGGCCGAGCCGACGGCCTTTCGCGGTCAGTGGGGTATCAGTCAGGATGATACAGGACGCTTGTTCTACAACTACAACGCGTCACCCCTTCATGCTGATCTGGCCCCGGGGCAGTATTTTCTGGACGCCACGGGTCCGAACTTGTCTCAACGGCGTCATGTTCGCGGGCCGGCGTTACTTAATGTCGATCTGGTCGCGGACAAGGCGCTCCATCCGCCGCGCGTGACCCCACTCGTGACATTGGGGGCGTCGGATCTGCGTCCCGATGGCACGCTGAAACAGTTCACCGCTGCGTCTTCACCGTTCATTTATCGCGGCGATCTTTTCCCGTCGGCCGTGAACGGAGATGTCTTCATCTGCGACCCCGTGGGGAACCTCGTGAGCCATTTGAGCATGCACTCCGACGGGCTGAATCTGCGCGCGGAGCGGACGCAACCGGACCGCGAGTTTCTCGCTTCAACCGACGAACGATTCCGACCCGTATTTTTGGAATCGGGACCCGATGGTGCGCTCTACGTGGCCGATATGTATACCGGCATCGTAGAGCACAAACGCTACGTGACGGAGTATCTGCGCAAGCAGGTGCTCGGTCGTGATCTTGGGCAATTCACCGCGACCGGACGTATTTATCGGATCGTGCCCAAGCAGTCCTCGACGGTGTTACAAGAATCGGAGCTGCCCGAATCCGCCGCCGGCTGGGTGGCACAACTCGATGATCGCAGCGGCTGGATGCGCGATACGGCGCAACGGGTTTTGGTGCAAGGTGACCATCGCGAAGTCGCCTCGGATCTGATTCGACTCGCGACGAACGCGAATGCTACGCCGTTGGGTCGGTTGCACGCGCTGTGGACGTTGGAAGGGCTTGACGCGCTCAAGCCCAAAGTGGTGCGACGGGCTTTGCAGGATACCGATGCTCGCTTGCGGGAAGCGGCGGTGCGGCTCACCGAAAGACTCCCTGCGGCCGCGCGGTCGGAGATCGCCTCGACGTTGATGTCACTGGCGAACGACTCCTCGCTCCAAGTGCGCCTTCAATTGCTGCTGACCTTGGGGGCGTCCGGTTCACCGGAGGCATGGCCGGTCATGCGTGAGCTGGTGGCGGCGGACGATGCCGCGCCGGAATTCGGAGTGGCGGCCGCGGCGGGATTGCGCGGACAGGAACTGGCATTTTTAGCGGCGGCGAAATCGTCGCTGACAGGCCGGGCACTTCGTCCGGCGGAAGTCCATTTATGGGAGCAACTCGGTTACGATGTGATGGTGCGCAGTGATGCGGCGGAGGTGGCCGCCCTGTTGAATCAACTTCAGATGTGGCCGGTAGGTTCGCCGGTCGGAACCGCGCTGTGGGCGGGAGCGTCCGCTCATCAACGCAATGGCGCGCCGCTCAGTCTGGCCGGTCCGCCGACGATTTATGCCGAGTCGCAGGCGTGGCCGGAAGGCGAGTTGGCGACGGCGGCGGTGAAGGTGTTTGAACAGCTTACGTGGCCCGGCGACGCGCGGTTTGCGGACGCGGAGGTGCGTCCTTTGACGGAAGCTGAACAAGTATTGTTCGAGCGTGGTAAACAGACTTACGCCACCATTTGTGCCGCCTGTCATCAGGTGGACGGCATGGGCATGGCTGGCGTCGCTCCGCCGCTGGCGGGCTCCCCCTGGGTGGTGGAAAATCCCCGGCTGCCGGTGGAAATCGTGCTGCGCGGTCTGTCCGGCCCCGTTGAGGTTCAGGGTCGCACGTGGGACATGGTCATGCCGGCGCTCGGCTCGGTGCCGGGCATGTTCGACGATGAAGGCATCGCGGCGATCACCACTTATTTAAGGCGCGCCTGGGGAAATCAAGCGTCGCCGATCACTGTCGAGGACGCCGCGCGGATGCGCAAGTTGGGCGAAGGCCGCATCAAGCCGTGGTCGGCGGCGGAGTTGCAGGCGTTGCCGGAATTTGAAACCGCGAAAGGAACCCGCTGA